The following coding sequences lie in one Heyndrickxia oleronia genomic window:
- a CDS encoding PBP1A family penicillin-binding protein, translating into MAEKYQTREERRKQQEAVKNKKGKGKKKKRSIFKKIILSLFLICVVVFLAGVGTFAYYASKAPHLNKTQLKDPIASEVLAMDGKSAGTIGAKKRDYIAYDKIPDKVKDAIIATEDSRFFKHHGIDPIRLGGAVIANVTRGFGSEGASTITQQVVKMSFLTNKKTLERKAQEAWLSLQLERQYTKEEIFEMYVNKIYMSAGIHGIQTASKYYYGKTLDKLTLPQIALIAGLQQSPNNYNPFEHPDLAEKRKNVVLGLMYQHKKISKEEMEAAKKVPVTKGLKKQTNVNNVAQNKYDAFMDMVIDEVEAMGYNPFSDGLKIYTTLDTDAQEYTEQILNSNDIVQYPDDMFQAGITLLDTKTGEIRAVGGARNPKVQRGLNRAVDIKRSPGSTIKPILDYGPVIEEKQWSTYHQIVDEPYNYEGTSVKLNNFDNRFLGPMSMREALYRSRNVPAAKAWAEVGPNKAKEFANNLGLGLKDSELVPSSAIGGGLELSPLKMAGAYAAFGNNGIYNKPHTVRKIVLQDGETIVKTNPEPKVAMKDYTAYMITDMLKDVLSSKPGATGRSAIIPGLEVAGKTGTTNFSDDDVAKYNIPAGASPDSWFAGYTTNYTAAIWTGYDSSKDENGNFKYYLTPNEQKISQLIFKNLIEHVSEGKNTPDFKMPKSVVKIPIEKGTNPPQKASEYTPSGSISYELFVRGHNEPSQVSHRYEQLEAPTNLNGTYDQATNQIIVNWNHPKISEGVSFEISGSLNNEGKQSYGNTKDTTLSIANPQPGGTYQIEVKAILGDQTSKSATITIKVPDPDELGNGDDNGDNGDQDQDNGEHNGSDNGNGPGNGNDNGSGNENGPGNGNGNGPGDGNGPGNGNGPGNGNGSGNDNGGGNQENPDPGSGTETP; encoded by the coding sequence ATGGCTGAAAAATACCAAACACGTGAGGAACGAAGAAAACAGCAGGAAGCTGTTAAAAATAAAAAAGGAAAAGGTAAGAAGAAAAAACGTTCTATATTTAAGAAAATCATATTAAGTTTATTTCTAATTTGTGTTGTTGTTTTCTTGGCAGGTGTTGGAACATTCGCTTATTATGCAAGTAAAGCACCACATTTAAATAAAACCCAATTAAAAGATCCTATCGCTTCTGAGGTGTTAGCGATGGACGGTAAATCAGCTGGAACGATCGGCGCAAAAAAACGAGACTATATTGCCTATGATAAAATTCCTGATAAAGTAAAGGATGCAATCATCGCTACTGAGGATTCTCGTTTCTTTAAGCATCATGGGATTGATCCAATTCGACTTGGTGGTGCTGTTATTGCCAATGTTACTCGTGGATTCGGTTCTGAAGGAGCGAGCACGATCACCCAGCAAGTAGTGAAAATGTCCTTTTTGACTAATAAAAAGACACTAGAACGTAAAGCACAAGAAGCATGGCTTTCATTACAGCTTGAACGCCAATACACAAAAGAAGAAATCTTCGAGATGTATGTGAACAAAATTTATATGTCAGCTGGAATTCATGGAATCCAAACTGCTTCTAAATATTATTATGGAAAGACATTAGATAAATTAACCCTACCGCAGATTGCACTAATTGCGGGACTACAGCAGAGTCCAAATAACTATAATCCATTTGAACATCCAGATTTGGCTGAAAAACGAAAAAATGTTGTTTTAGGGTTAATGTACCAACATAAGAAAATTTCTAAAGAGGAAATGGAAGCAGCGAAAAAGGTGCCTGTTACAAAAGGACTTAAAAAACAGACCAATGTCAACAATGTTGCTCAAAATAAATATGATGCGTTCATGGACATGGTCATTGATGAAGTTGAAGCGATGGGTTATAATCCATTTTCTGATGGCTTAAAAATCTATACTACATTAGATACAGATGCCCAAGAATATACAGAGCAAATTTTAAATTCAAATGATATTGTGCAATATCCGGATGATATGTTCCAAGCGGGTATAACATTATTGGATACGAAAACTGGAGAAATTCGTGCTGTAGGTGGAGCAAGAAATCCAAAAGTTCAACGTGGATTAAATCGAGCAGTGGATATCAAGCGTTCACCGGGTTCTACAATCAAACCGATATTAGATTACGGCCCAGTAATCGAGGAAAAACAATGGTCCACCTATCATCAAATCGTAGATGAACCATATAATTATGAAGGAACATCAGTTAAATTAAACAACTTTGACAACCGTTTCTTAGGACCAATGTCAATGAGGGAAGCTTTATACCGTTCCCGAAATGTTCCAGCAGCTAAAGCTTGGGCAGAAGTAGGTCCAAACAAAGCAAAAGAATTTGCCAATAACTTAGGTTTAGGATTAAAAGATTCAGAACTAGTACCCTCATCCGCAATTGGTGGTGGACTTGAATTATCCCCACTAAAAATGGCAGGAGCCTATGCAGCATTCGGTAATAATGGTATTTATAATAAACCACATACCGTAAGAAAAATTGTCTTACAAGATGGGGAAACCATTGTTAAAACAAATCCTGAACCAAAAGTTGCAATGAAGGATTATACTGCGTATATGATTACAGATATGCTTAAAGATGTTTTATCTTCAAAACCAGGTGCAACTGGTCGCTCAGCAATCATCCCTGGGCTAGAAGTTGCAGGAAAGACAGGTACCACTAATTTTAGTGACGATGATGTTGCAAAATATAATATACCTGCTGGTGCCAGCCCTGACTCATGGTTTGCAGGTTACACAACTAATTACACTGCAGCTATCTGGACAGGATATGATAGTTCCAAAGATGAGAATGGGAACTTTAAATATTATTTAACACCAAATGAACAAAAAATCTCACAGCTCATCTTTAAAAACCTAATAGAACATGTATCTGAAGGGAAAAACACACCTGATTTCAAAATGCCAAAAAGTGTTGTGAAGATTCCGATTGAAAAAGGAACAAATCCACCACAAAAAGCAAGTGAATATACTCCTTCTGGAAGTATTTCATATGAATTATTTGTTCGAGGTCATAATGAACCAAGTCAAGTTTCACATAGATATGAGCAATTAGAAGCTCCTACAAATTTAAACGGAACCTATGATCAAGCAACCAATCAAATAATTGTCAATTGGAATCATCCAAAAATATCTGAAGGGGTTTCTTTTGAAATATCTGGTTCACTTAATAATGAAGGTAAACAATCCTATGGAAATACGAAGGATACAACATTATCAATAGCCAATCCACAGCCTGGTGGAACCTACCAAATTGAAGTGAAAGCTATATTAGGTGATCAAACAAGTAAATCAGCTACTATCACTATAAAAGTCCCAGATCCTGATGAATTAGGAAATGGCGATGATAATGGTGATAATGGTGACCAAGATCAAGACAATGGGGAACATAACGGTTCTGATAATGGAAATGGTCCTGGTAATGGGAATGATAATGGTTCTGGTAACGAAAACGGACCTGGTAATGGGAATGGTAATGGTCCTGGCGATGGTAATGGTCCTGGTAATGGGAATGGTCCTGGTAATGGAAATGGCAGCGGCAATGACAATGGAGGAGGTAATCAAGAAAATCCAGATCCAGGTAGCGGAACCGAAACACCATAA
- the recU gene encoding Holliday junction resolvase RecU: MDLRYPNGKQYTMNKTGINKSIASKSISYSNRGMTLEDDLNVTNQYYLLNEIAVIHKKPTPVQIVHVDYKSRSTAVIKEAYFKQPSTTDYNGVYQGRYIDFEAKETNNTTSFPLQNFHEHQIEHMKKVVAHNGISFVILRFAKTEEVFLLPSSDLFIFWDRMLNGGRKSIKKEEIEEVGHPISLGLHPRIDYIQTVKKIFTI; this comes from the coding sequence ATGGATCTTCGATACCCTAATGGAAAACAATATACGATGAACAAAACGGGCATAAATAAATCTATCGCTTCGAAGAGTATTTCATACAGTAATAGAGGGATGACGTTGGAAGACGATTTAAATGTAACGAATCAATATTATTTACTAAATGAGATTGCTGTTATTCATAAAAAACCTACTCCGGTACAGATCGTCCATGTTGATTATAAGTCAAGAAGTACTGCAGTTATTAAAGAGGCGTATTTTAAACAACCATCAACAACCGATTATAATGGAGTCTATCAAGGTAGATATATTGATTTTGAAGCAAAGGAAACGAATAATACAACATCTTTTCCATTACAGAACTTTCATGAACATCAAATCGAACACATGAAAAAAGTAGTTGCACATAATGGAATATCCTTTGTTATACTTCGTTTTGCAAAAACTGAAGAAGTCTTTTTATTACCGAGTTCAGATTTATTCATCTTTTGGGATCGAATGCTAAATGGTGGGCGAAAATCTATAAAAAAAGAGGAAATTGAAGAAGTTGGACATCCTATCTCATTAGGCCTTCACCCTCGAATTGATTATATTCAAACGGTAAAAAAGATTTTTACAATCTAA